TGGCGTCGGTGTCCTGGCCGATGATGATGTGCGCCTTCTCCAGCCGCAGCACGCGCTGGGCTTCGAGGCCGAACGGCCGGATGCCGAACTCGCGCCCGGCCTCCAGAATGGTCTCCCAAAGCTCCAACCCGAACCCGGCCGGGCAATGGATCTCGTAACTCAACTCACCCGTGAAACCAATACGCAATACGCAACACGCAACACCCCCCACCTCTATCTGCCGCGCCCGCATGTAGGGGAAGGCAAGGTTCGAGACGTCGCTGGCGGTCAATTGACGCAGGACGGCGCGAGCGAACGGCCCGGCCAGGTTGAAGGCGGCGAAATCCTCGGTCACATCGGTGATGTGAACGCCGTCGCCCCAGCCTGATTGACGCCACCATTGCATCCACTCATAGATGGCGCTGGCCCCGGATGAAGTCGTGGTCGTATACCATTCGCTCTCGCCCAGCCGGGCCGTGACGCCGTCATCCAGCACCACGCCCTCATCGTTGCACATCACGCCATAGCGGGCGCGGCCGCTGGGCAGGTCGCCCAGCCGGTTGATGTACAGCCGGTCGAGCAGGGCCGGGACACCGGGGCCGATCAGCCGCAACTTGCCTAGGGTGCTGACATCGATCAGCCCCACGGCCTCGCGCACGGCCTTGACTTCGGCGATGGGGTCGCCGTAGTGCTCGGGCCGCATCCACAGCCCCGCCACCATCATCTTGGCGCCGTTGGCCCGGTGCCAGGCATCGACCGGCGTCAGTTGCACCGGCTCCATGTGCTGCCCGGCCAACACGCCCATAGGGACGGGCGCGGCGGGCGGGCGGGCGGTGGTGACGCCGGTGGCAGGCACGCTCGCCCCGGTCAGGCGGGCGCAGAGATGGACGGCGTGCTGCGAGCACATTTTGCCCTGGCACGGCCCCATCGAGATCGTGCTGTAGCGTTTGAGCAGTTCCAGGCTGTCGTAGCCCTCGGCCACCGCGGTCTCGACATCGTGGACGCTGACGTCTTCGCAGAAGCAGAGGGTGGCGTGGGAGGAGGGAGGAGGGAGGAGGGAGGAGGAGGTAGGAAGTAGGGAGGGGGGAGGAGGAAGGAGGGAGTAGGAAGTAGGGAGAGGGGCGGGGGGGAGGGAATGGGCCTGGGCGAAGGCGGCGGCCTGGGTTCCCACGGTGCGGGCATCGTCGTTCAGGCGGCCGGCTGCCCGCCCGGCGGCGAAGATGCCCGGCGGCAGCGAGGCAACGACGAACTGGCCGGCTTCTTCGTCCCACCTGATCTTGGCTCCCGCCTGATAGAGCAGGCCGTTGGCCGGGGCATAGCCGGCGCTAATCGCGACCAAATCGCAATCAATCCAACGCGTGATCGACCCGCTGGCAACGCCGTCGTCCGTCAGCGGCGCCAGCGCCACCTTACGCACCCTGCCCGAACCCTCGGCGCTGGCGACGGTGTGCCGCCAGAAGACGGGGACGCCGCTGGCCTTCAGTTCATCGGCGGCGTCGCTGGCCTGCGGCGGGCGCGCATCGACCATCGCCGCCACCTGCACGCCCGCCGCTAGCAGATCGGCGGCCACGGCCCAGCCTTCGTCGTTGGTGGTCACGACCACCGCCCGCCTGCCCAACGCCTCGCTGGTCAGGCCGTGCAGCTTGATTAGCCGCTGCACCCCGCCGCCCAGCATGATCCCTGGTAGATCGTTGTTCTCGAACAAGAGCGGCTGTTCATAGGCCCCCGTCGCAAAAACAACCGCCTGCGCCCGGATTTTGTGCAAACGTTTGCCCTGCCGCGCCGCCAGCCAGTTATCCTCCCACCAGCCGATCACCGCGGCCTCGCTCATGACACGCAGGTTGGGAACGGAGGCGATTTGGGTGAGGAGTTCTACGTGGTGCGTGGTACGTGTTGCGTATTCCGTGGGGCGCGGTTCGTGGGGCGTGGTTCGTGGGGCGTGGTTCGTGGGGTGGGTGGCGTAGCGGAGGCGGCCGCCAAGGGTGGGGTTTTCGTCCAGAAGGAGGACGCTGGCCCCGGCTTCGGCGGCGGCGAGGGCGGCTTCCAGGCCCGCCCGCCCACCGCCGACCACAGCCACATCGACATGATGGTATTGCTTGCCATACCCCCCACCCGTAGGGGCGA
This is a stretch of genomic DNA from Caldilineales bacterium. It encodes these proteins:
- a CDS encoding (2Fe-2S)-binding protein, which gives rise to MHSDNQTHPFTFDGRPYTALPGDTIGSALLRNGVEVLSRSFKYHRPRGLMCCAGHCPNCLVQVEDEPSVRACMTTVEPGMEVRSQNAWPSLRLDVMSLTRLIGRFLPVGFYYKTFTRPRFLWPLYEKVLRSAAGLGRAPGRGELVPGRGELVPERGDLAAGRGDLAAGRGDLAAGRGDLAAGRGDLAAGRGDLAAGRGPLAAGRGDLAPTGGGYGKQYHHVDVAVVGGGRAGLEAALAAAEAGASVLLLDENPTLGGRLRYATHPTNHAPRTTPHEPRPTEYATRTTHHVELLTQIASVPNLRVMSEAAVIGWWEDNWLAARQGKRLHKIRAQAVVFATGAYEQPLLFENNDLPGIMLGGGVQRLIKLHGLTSEALGRRAVVVTTNDEGWAVAADLLAAGVQVAAMVDARPPQASDAADELKASGVPVFWRHTVASAEGSGRVRKVALAPLTDDGVASGSITRWIDCDLVAISAGYAPANGLLYQAGAKIRWDEEAGQFVVASLPPGIFAAGRAAGRLNDDARTVGTQAAAFAQAHSLPPAPLPTSYSLLPPPPSLLPTSSSLLPPPSSHATLCFCEDVSVHDVETAVAEGYDSLELLKRYSTISMGPCQGKMCSQHAVHLCARLTGASVPATGVTTARPPAAPVPMGVLAGQHMEPVQLTPVDAWHRANGAKMMVAGLWMRPEHYGDPIAEVKAVREAVGLIDVSTLGKLRLIGPGVPALLDRLYINRLGDLPSGRARYGVMCNDEGVVLDDGVTARLGESEWYTTTTSSGASAIYEWMQWWRQSGWGDGVHITDVTEDFAAFNLAGPFARAVLRQLTASDVSNLAFPYMRARQIEVGGVACCVLRIGFTGELSYEIHCPAGFGLELWETILEAGREFGIRPFGLEAQRVLRLEKAHIIIGQDTDATSDPLAADLGPLVKLDKPDFLGKRSLVQVAAAGPKQRLVGFRIQKPGVVPEEGLQIVSQLDNKKLQIIGWVTSSRFSPTLNQAIGLCWLPADLAAQPGAGFGIWRDGSLIEAVVHHGPFYDPGGERLRM